A single genomic interval of Nostoc commune NIES-4072 harbors:
- the ssuD gene encoding FMNH2-dependent alkanesulfonate monooxygenase, whose translation MQILWFIPTGSHDGRYLGTDIGSRVATPDYLQQIAQAVDNLGYTGALLPTGSSCEDAWITAAAFISVTKQMKFLVAIRPGITSPGAAARMAATFDRISKGRLLINVVTGGDPVQLAGDGLHLSHDDRYDLTDEFLTVWRGIVSGETVDFKGNYLDIKGGKLLFPPVQKPYPPLWFGGSSAAAKRVAARHIDVYLTWGEPPEQVAQKIAEVRRLAAEQGRTVRFGIRLHVIVRETESAAWDAANELIKYVDEDAIAKAQKDLASSDSEGQRRMSQLHSGSRKTLEISPNLWTGIGLVRGGAGTALVGDPDTVAARMLEYQDLGIETFVFSGYPHLEEAYRTAELLFPRLPLQSEPTPLTPPVVSTFSEFVTNEKFAQQLTSAS comes from the coding sequence ATGCAAATTCTCTGGTTTATTCCTACTGGATCTCATGACGGACGCTATTTAGGCACAGATATTGGCTCTCGTGTTGCCACACCTGATTATTTGCAGCAAATTGCCCAAGCTGTGGATAATTTAGGCTACACGGGCGCATTATTACCCACAGGGAGTTCTTGTGAAGATGCTTGGATTACAGCTGCTGCTTTCATCTCTGTCACCAAGCAGATGAAATTCCTTGTAGCAATTCGTCCAGGAATTACTTCTCCAGGTGCTGCTGCACGGATGGCAGCAACATTTGACCGGATTTCTAAAGGAAGATTGTTGATTAATGTGGTGACAGGTGGAGATCCGGTGCAACTTGCTGGGGATGGCTTGCATCTGAGTCATGACGATCGCTATGATTTAACCGATGAATTTCTCACAGTTTGGCGGGGTATCGTCAGTGGGGAAACAGTGGATTTTAAAGGAAACTACCTGGATATCAAAGGTGGTAAACTCCTATTTCCACCAGTTCAAAAACCCTATCCACCCTTGTGGTTTGGTGGCTCATCTGCTGCTGCCAAGCGGGTTGCTGCTAGACATATAGATGTTTACCTGACTTGGGGCGAACCTCCAGAACAAGTAGCCCAAAAGATTGCCGAAGTTCGGCGACTGGCGGCTGAACAAGGGAGAACAGTCCGTTTTGGGATTCGCTTGCATGTAATTGTGCGAGAAACCGAATCTGCGGCTTGGGATGCCGCCAATGAGCTAATTAAGTATGTAGATGAGGATGCGATCGCAAAAGCTCAAAAAGACTTGGCTAGCTCTGATTCTGAAGGACAGAGGCGCATGAGTCAACTACATAGTGGTAGTCGAAAAACCTTAGAGATTAGCCCCAACCTCTGGACAGGAATTGGATTGGTGCGGGGTGGTGCTGGTACAGCCCTAGTTGGAGATCCCGACACCGTTGCTGCTAGGATGCTGGAATATCAAGATTTGGGCATAGAAACTTTCGTGTTTTCTGGATATCCCCATTTAGAAGAAGCGTATCGCACTGCTGAATTATTATTTCCACGCTTACCTTTACAGAGTGAACCTACACCGCTAACGCCACCAGTCGTAAGTACTTTTAGCGAATTTGTCACCAATGAAAAATTTGCTCAACAACTAACAAGTGCTTCATGA
- the rpaB gene encoding response regulator transcription factor RpaB, whose protein sequence is MVEGSRRGGTALRNLSGEKGKILVVDDEASIRRILQTRLLMIGYDVVQASDGEEALLVFRRETPDLIVLDVMMPKLDGYGVCQELRKESNVPIIMLTALGDVADRVTGLELGADDYMAKPFSPKELEARIACILKRRSHKTNVNVIPNSGIIHVSNLKIDTSKRQVHKNEQHIRLTGVEFSLLELLVNHSGKIFSRLEILQQLWGFVPEMNTDTRVVDVHISRLRTKIESDPNNPEFIITARGSGYFFPRIIESEQE, encoded by the coding sequence ATGGTTGAAGGTTCTCGCCGTGGAGGAACAGCGTTGAGAAACTTATCAGGTGAGAAAGGAAAAATCCTTGTAGTAGATGACGAAGCTAGTATCCGCCGGATTTTACAAACGCGGCTCTTAATGATTGGCTACGATGTAGTCCAGGCAAGCGATGGCGAAGAGGCTCTATTAGTTTTTCGTCGAGAAACTCCTGACTTAATAGTTTTGGATGTGATGATGCCAAAGCTTGATGGGTACGGTGTTTGCCAAGAATTGCGGAAAGAGTCAAATGTACCAATAATCATGCTCACAGCTTTAGGAGATGTAGCAGATCGGGTCACTGGGCTGGAGCTAGGTGCTGATGACTATATGGCGAAACCTTTCTCACCCAAGGAACTAGAAGCTAGAATTGCCTGCATACTAAAACGGCGCTCTCACAAAACTAATGTCAACGTTATTCCTAACTCTGGGATAATCCATGTGAGCAATCTCAAAATTGATACAAGTAAGCGGCAAGTCCATAAAAATGAGCAGCATATTCGGTTGACAGGTGTGGAGTTTAGCTTATTAGAGTTGTTAGTGAATCATTCAGGAAAGATTTTTTCACGGTTAGAAATATTACAGCAATTGTGGGGTTTTGTACCAGAGATGAATACAGACACCCGTGTGGTAGATGTGCATATTTCACGATTGCGGACAAAGATAGAATCCGATCCGAATAACCCAGAATTCATTATCACAGCAAGAGGTAGTGGTTATTTTTTCCCACGAATTATTGAATCAGAGCAGGAATAA
- a CDS encoding glycerol-3-phosphate acyltransferase, giving the protein MFEPWGVLVILIACPLLGGLPLIAWITYALTGKKLSEVGTKNISVSAAFYHGGRFVGILAVLSEALKGVAAVLLTRVFFPEGSFWELIALIALVIGRYWIGRGAGTTNVVWGFFVHDPLVAIFVSFFAGISFTILQSRKVVKFGVLLLFPLFVMILHLGDYPRILAAVALAGLMGWIYTKIPDDMNLPAQEAQTESLAMLEFLRGDVYDGLRQRAMVSLDEELDAAIVGEKAATLSQIKRWGYPVPKGWVLAPIDDPQMLTEFLQPSELSPLVVRSSAIGEDSFHASAAGQYETVLNVTSPEALQSAIAQVQASYNHPSAVQYRRDRGLNDTAMAVLIQQQVQSVYSGVAFSRDPITQQGDAIIIEALSGSPTQVVSGKVTPEQYRAFVIETENSSSVQLEGEGRVPQALIKQVAYLAYRLEKRYHGTPQDIEWSYDGQTLWVLQSRPITTLLPIWTRKIAAEVIPGVIHPLTWSINRPLTCGVWGDFFTLVLGDRALGLDFTETATLHYSRAYFNASLLGDIFIRMGLPPESLEFLTRGAKLSKPSLQSTWENLPGLGKLLRRELSLEKDFKEDYHKRFIPGLSQLAQEDIDNLEPAKLLIRIDFILELLRHGTYYSILAPLSAAVRQAIFRVKDGQIDNSVTPEIAALRSLSALATDAKQVLLEFEPQHVFEQLKQTPEGEKILREFDELLQDYGYLSEVGTDISVPTWRENPQIIKQMFVQLMQGNEPQSGAKDAINSIFAGKRKRGFVQRRVDIKGRVTEVYSRLLAELRWSFVALEKIWLKSGLLKKTGDIFFLEFDEVRRLIAGNDSRLIEELDELVESRRSQFVQDSEIIQIPLLVYGNTPPHPLAPSALYSDQILQGIGASQGQAEGRVKVLRNLQDVPEIDRDTILVVPYTDSGWAPLLLRAGGLIAEAGGRLSHGAIVAREYGIPAVMDVRGATWLLQDGQRVRIDGSRGIVELSNDLRPE; this is encoded by the coding sequence ATGTTTGAACCTTGGGGTGTCTTAGTTATTTTAATTGCCTGCCCCCTCTTGGGCGGATTACCCCTGATTGCATGGATCACTTACGCGCTTACGGGCAAAAAATTATCAGAAGTTGGTACAAAAAACATTAGTGTATCAGCTGCCTTTTATCATGGCGGTAGGTTTGTAGGAATTCTGGCAGTCTTGTCAGAAGCTTTGAAAGGAGTTGCAGCAGTCTTACTCACCCGTGTTTTCTTCCCAGAAGGATCGTTTTGGGAATTAATCGCCCTAATCGCTTTGGTAATAGGTAGATACTGGATAGGCAGAGGGGCTGGTACAACAAATGTTGTCTGGGGATTTTTTGTACACGATCCACTGGTGGCAATATTTGTATCCTTCTTTGCAGGTATTAGCTTTACAATTCTGCAATCGAGAAAGGTAGTAAAATTTGGGGTTTTACTTCTCTTTCCTCTGTTTGTGATGATTCTGCACCTTGGCGATTATCCCAGAATACTTGCTGCTGTCGCTTTAGCTGGTTTAATGGGCTGGATTTATACTAAAATTCCTGATGATATGAATCTGCCAGCCCAAGAGGCACAAACTGAATCTCTTGCGATGTTGGAATTTTTACGCGGCGATGTCTACGACGGGCTACGCCAACGCGCGATGGTTTCTTTAGATGAAGAGTTGGATGCTGCCATTGTTGGAGAAAAGGCGGCTACATTATCTCAAATTAAGCGCTGGGGTTATCCAGTCCCGAAAGGATGGGTACTGGCCCCAATCGACGATCCCCAAATGTTGACAGAATTTCTCCAGCCATCAGAGTTATCTCCCCTGGTGGTGCGTTCTTCTGCCATTGGAGAAGATTCATTTCACGCTTCTGCGGCTGGACAGTATGAAACAGTTTTGAATGTTACCAGTCCAGAGGCATTACAATCAGCGATCGCTCAAGTTCAAGCTTCCTACAATCATCCGTCTGCTGTGCAATATCGGCGCGATCGCGGCCTAAATGATACAGCAATGGCTGTGTTGATTCAACAACAAGTCCAAAGTGTATATTCTGGTGTAGCTTTCAGCCGCGATCCCATTACCCAGCAAGGTGATGCAATCATCATTGAAGCCCTTTCAGGTAGTCCGACGCAAGTCGTTTCGGGAAAAGTCACACCAGAACAATATCGCGCTTTTGTGATTGAAACAGAAAATTCTTCTTCTGTGCAATTAGAGGGTGAAGGAAGAGTCCCCCAAGCATTAATTAAGCAAGTTGCATACTTAGCTTATCGACTCGAAAAACGTTATCATGGCACTCCTCAAGATATCGAATGGAGTTACGACGGTCAAACACTCTGGGTGTTGCAATCTCGACCGATCACCACTCTACTACCAATCTGGACACGCAAAATCGCCGCCGAAGTGATTCCCGGAGTAATTCACCCCTTAACATGGTCGATTAATCGTCCCTTAACTTGTGGAGTTTGGGGAGACTTTTTTACTCTAGTTTTGGGCGATCGCGCTTTAGGGTTAGATTTCACGGAAACAGCAACTCTCCATTATTCTAGAGCCTACTTTAATGCATCCCTCTTAGGAGATATTTTTATCCGCATGGGATTGCCGCCGGAAAGTTTGGAATTTTTAACCAGAGGAGCTAAATTAAGTAAACCATCCTTGCAGTCAACTTGGGAGAATTTACCAGGACTAGGAAAGTTGCTGAGGCGGGAATTAAGTTTAGAAAAAGACTTCAAGGAAGATTATCACAAACGCTTCATTCCTGGTTTGTCGCAGTTGGCACAAGAAGATATAGATAACTTGGAACCAGCCAAACTGCTAATAAGAATTGACTTTATTCTAGAGTTGCTACGTCATGGGACATATTACAGTATTTTAGCTCCCTTAAGTGCTGCCGTGCGGCAAGCGATTTTTCGGGTGAAGGATGGGCAAATTGATAATAGCGTTACTCCAGAGATAGCGGCATTGCGATCGCTCAGTGCCTTAGCAACAGATGCCAAACAAGTATTGCTTGAGTTTGAACCACAGCACGTATTTGAACAATTAAAGCAAACCCCAGAGGGAGAAAAGATCCTGCGAGAATTTGACGAATTACTTCAGGATTACGGCTATTTGAGTGAAGTGGGAACAGATATTTCCGTTCCTACTTGGCGGGAAAATCCCCAGATAATTAAGCAGATGTTTGTGCAGTTAATGCAGGGTAATGAACCGCAATCAGGCGCTAAAGACGCAATTAATAGCATTTTTGCTGGTAAGCGCAAACGTGGATTTGTGCAACGGCGTGTAGATATCAAGGGACGAGTTACCGAAGTTTATTCACGGCTTTTGGCTGAATTGCGTTGGAGTTTTGTAGCTTTAGAGAAGATTTGGTTAAAGTCCGGCTTACTTAAGAAAACAGGAGATATCTTTTTTCTAGAGTTTGATGAAGTGCGGCGTTTAATTGCGGGTAATGATTCTAGGTTAATTGAGGAGTTAGATGAGTTAGTGGAATCGAGGCGATCGCAATTTGTCCAAGATAGCGAGATTATTCAAATACCCCTTTTAGTTTACGGTAATACACCCCCTCACCCCTTAGCTCCCTCTGCACTCTACTCCGATCAAATTTTACAAGGGATTGGAGCCAGTCAGGGACAAGCTGAAGGCAGGGTAAAGGTGTTGCGAAACTTACAAGATGTGCCAGAAATTGATCGAGATACGATTCTGGTAGTACCTTACACAGATTCCGGCTGGGCCCCATTGTTATTAAGGGCTGGAGGATTAATTGCCGAAGCTGGTGGACGGCTTTCTCATGGTGCGATCGTTGCTCGTGAGTATGGAATTCCCGCAGTCATGGATGTTCGAGGTGCTACATGGCTACTGCAAGATGGTCAACGGGTAAGGATTGATGGTTCTAGGGGTATTGTGGAATTATCTAACGATTTAAGACCAGAATGA
- a CDS encoding TVP38/TMEM64 family protein yields MWNLKAGILVLTLSCIIATGIVIYLIGGIEPAQIQALLKSSGIWAPVIYVALYVVATMLVLPSTVLNLTGGAIFGPWLGTFWTSVGAVIAAIIAFIFTRTIGRKTVAKRLAGRWQAMDAEVRRGGLFYMFAIRLVPIMPYGLVNFVAGLTSISFKDYVLGTTLGTVPSVLPFVLLGSSGLKAVKTGDFLPLLLALGLTGTLVAGSTWYRHRRTFPKKAVESLEESDSD; encoded by the coding sequence GTGTGGAACTTGAAAGCTGGTATTTTAGTACTCACACTGAGTTGCATAATTGCGACTGGTATAGTAATATATCTGATTGGCGGCATTGAACCAGCACAAATTCAAGCTTTGCTAAAATCTTCTGGAATCTGGGCACCTGTTATTTATGTTGCTTTGTACGTTGTAGCAACTATGTTAGTTTTGCCCTCAACAGTGCTAAATTTGACTGGAGGTGCAATTTTTGGCCCTTGGCTGGGTACTTTTTGGACTAGTGTTGGAGCAGTGATTGCGGCAATAATTGCCTTTATTTTTACTCGAACTATTGGACGTAAAACAGTTGCAAAACGACTAGCAGGACGCTGGCAAGCGATGGATGCTGAAGTGCGGCGTGGAGGTCTTTTTTATATGTTTGCCATCCGACTAGTACCAATCATGCCCTATGGTTTGGTCAACTTTGTGGCTGGGCTGACTTCGATCAGCTTTAAAGATTATGTTCTAGGTACAACACTTGGTACTGTTCCTAGTGTATTACCTTTTGTATTACTAGGTAGTTCTGGTTTGAAGGCAGTCAAAACAGGCGATTTTTTACCGCTATTACTCGCCTTGGGTTTAACTGGAACCCTCGTAGCAGGGTCTACTTGGTATCGTCATCGTCGGACTTTTCCCAAAAAAGCTGTAGAAAGCCTTGAAGAATCAGATTCGGATTAG
- a CDS encoding glycosyltransferase family 2 protein: protein MLPKYSLIVPIYNEEEIIPELYRRLNAVMNRLDGVVELILINDGSRDRSLQLLRELHQKDPRICYLSFARNFGHQIAVTAGLNFVRGQVIIILDADLQDPPELIPDMIEKWRQGYQVVYAQRTQRLKERWFKRFTAYFFYRILKKLADVEIPTDTGDFCLMDRQIVDILNSMPERTRYIRGLRSWVGFEQTAIRFERNPRFAGEVKYTFRKSLALAINGLVSFSIVPLRLSTYLGLIAAAAAIFMALLVLYWRLFVPHSPLTGFTIILMAIFFLGSVQLVSVGILGEYIGRIYEEVKARPLYTLAEVGGFYHKSSNSTRNSDKLDNL from the coding sequence ATGCTACCAAAGTATTCATTGATTGTTCCAATTTATAACGAAGAAGAAATTATTCCTGAACTATACCGCAGACTGAATGCAGTAATGAATCGGTTGGATGGTGTTGTCGAATTAATTTTAATCAATGATGGTAGCCGCGATCGCTCCCTACAACTATTGCGAGAACTCCATCAAAAAGACCCACGCATTTGCTATCTAAGCTTTGCTCGAAACTTTGGTCATCAAATAGCAGTTACGGCTGGTCTTAATTTTGTCCGGGGTCAAGTTATCATCATCCTTGATGCTGACTTACAAGATCCACCAGAACTAATCCCCGACATGATTGAGAAATGGCGACAGGGTTATCAAGTCGTCTACGCTCAACGCACTCAACGCCTCAAGGAAAGATGGTTTAAGCGTTTTACTGCCTACTTCTTTTATCGCATCCTTAAGAAGCTTGCAGATGTAGAGATTCCTACTGATACTGGTGATTTTTGTTTAATGGATCGGCAGATTGTAGATATTCTCAATTCTATGCCAGAACGTACCCGTTATATCCGTGGTCTGCGTTCTTGGGTTGGTTTTGAGCAAACAGCAATTCGGTTCGAGCGCAACCCCCGCTTTGCTGGGGAAGTTAAATACACTTTCAGAAAATCTTTGGCGCTTGCCATCAATGGTCTAGTATCCTTTTCAATAGTGCCACTGCGGTTATCAACCTACTTAGGGTTAATAGCGGCGGCGGCGGCCATTTTCATGGCTTTATTAGTCTTATATTGGCGGCTTTTTGTCCCCCATTCGCCTTTAACTGGGTTTACGATTATTTTGATGGCAATTTTCTTTCTCGGATCTGTGCAGTTAGTCAGCGTTGGCATCTTAGGCGAATATATAGGACGCATCTATGAAGAAGTTAAAGCCAGGCCCCTCTATACTTTGGCAGAGGTAGGTGGTTTTTATCACAAATCCTCCAACTCAACGCGCAATTCTGACAAACTAGATAATTTATAG
- a CDS encoding D-2-hydroxyacid dehydrogenase — protein sequence MVKLILPDHLIADIEPHLPSDIDVVEVDSEGNLDGDASDAEVYVNGFYLKASTHDKVLAAAPRLRWQQSPSAGVNHILTPNFLQKDIILTNGAGVHAIPISEFVLAFMLYHAKNLRKLQTLQDEHTWVRGISLEELADANLLILGTGNIGKAIASRAKAFGVTVWGSRRHLEPIPNFDKIVGVDEWQSLLPAADYVVIATPLTPETKGLIDEAALRSMRQSAYLINIARGAIVDEAALITALREGWIAGAGLDTVATEPLPPESPLWSLPNAFITPHCSALSPRLRERIAQLFIDNLKRYQTGQPLRNVVDKQAGY from the coding sequence ATAGTGAAACTAATTTTACCCGATCATCTCATTGCTGATATTGAGCCACACCTACCATCTGATATAGATGTTGTGGAGGTGGATAGTGAAGGTAATCTTGATGGTGATGCTAGTGATGCAGAAGTTTATGTTAACGGATTTTACCTGAAAGCCTCTACCCATGACAAAGTACTGGCAGCAGCACCCAGGCTGCGTTGGCAACAGTCACCGAGTGCTGGTGTGAATCACATCCTTACACCAAATTTTTTGCAAAAAGATATTATTCTCACTAATGGCGCAGGGGTTCATGCGATTCCCATTTCGGAATTTGTACTAGCATTCATGCTCTATCACGCCAAGAATCTGCGAAAATTGCAAACTTTGCAGGATGAACACACTTGGGTAAGAGGAATATCTCTCGAAGAGTTGGCAGACGCAAATTTATTAATTCTCGGCACTGGGAATATAGGTAAAGCGATCGCATCTCGTGCTAAAGCCTTTGGAGTCACAGTTTGGGGTAGTCGCCGCCATCTTGAACCCATACCAAATTTTGACAAAATTGTGGGTGTCGATGAGTGGCAATCGCTCCTGCCAGCCGCAGACTATGTAGTTATTGCTACACCATTAACTCCAGAAACGAAAGGCTTAATCGATGAAGCTGCATTGCGCTCTATGCGTCAGTCTGCTTACTTAATTAACATTGCTCGTGGTGCGATCGTAGATGAAGCCGCATTAATCACCGCACTACGTGAGGGATGGATTGCGGGCGCTGGATTAGATACAGTAGCTACAGAACCTCTGCCGCCAGAAAGTCCCTTGTGGTCATTGCCAAACGCCTTCATTACCCCCCATTGTTCAGCCCTTTCGCCACGCCTTAGAGAGCGAATAGCACAACTATTTATCGACAACCTCAAGCGTTACCAAACCGGTCAGCCCTTGCGGAATGTAGTAGACAAGCAAGCAGGATATTAA
- a CDS encoding cupin domain-containing protein, which yields MITTSLKNLPEESVSHNAEIKKKVMLRFGDLPHLTNFSQARFAPGQTAPAHAHQDMCEVFFVEAGSGVIHIDGTEYPLLPGNCVAIEPGEIHEVVNSGSTELVLTYFGLRVEKSA from the coding sequence ATGATTACCACTTCTCTGAAAAACTTGCCAGAAGAATCTGTTTCTCACAATGCCGAAATCAAGAAAAAGGTGATGCTACGCTTCGGCGATTTGCCTCACCTAACTAACTTTTCTCAAGCACGTTTTGCTCCCGGACAAACTGCACCAGCACACGCGCATCAAGATATGTGCGAAGTATTCTTTGTAGAAGCGGGTTCAGGAGTAATTCACATTGATGGTACAGAATACCCCCTGCTTCCAGGGAACTGCGTAGCTATAGAACCGGGAGAAATACATGAAGTTGTCAACAGTGGCTCAACTGAGCTTGTTTTGACCTACTTTGGTTTGCGAGTGGAAAAATCAGCGTAA